A region of Sphingomonas sp. DNA encodes the following proteins:
- a CDS encoding AI-2E family transporter — protein sequence MPKAPPEPIAQRPAVSAVGLVVAGAAAVVVLWFLAKIAMAILLLFFAAVVAIALAAPVDWFVRRGMSRHFAAPLVLLLFFGSLVLLGWLVIPRLVEQVVLLVNGLPGLIREVEREIAGLLANYPDLQGFARLDGSGANLVPTALNIFSGVGTFSLSLVGGIAVTIIFLSTIAYIVLDPEPIVKAYIGSLPVEHRAAGVRAYRRAARSVVGWARASFVVGALQAIAVLIFLTWMEVPGALVWAALAFFADFIPRIGGYVMAFPPVVLALGQGPMTAVWIAVFYVVSNEILGSVVAPKIRGATMQVHPVLIIFFTLAFALAFGLIGAIVATPAAAFAAAYYGEFYMKRPAGRIPAR from the coding sequence ATGCCCAAAGCGCCGCCGGAACCGATAGCGCAGCGCCCCGCCGTCTCGGCGGTGGGGCTGGTGGTGGCGGGCGCGGCGGCGGTCGTCGTCCTGTGGTTCCTCGCCAAGATCGCGATGGCGATCCTGCTGCTCTTCTTCGCCGCCGTGGTCGCGATCGCGCTCGCCGCGCCGGTCGACTGGTTCGTGCGGCGGGGCATGTCGCGCCATTTCGCCGCGCCGCTGGTGCTGCTGCTCTTCTTCGGGTCGCTGGTGCTGCTGGGTTGGCTGGTCATTCCCCGCCTGGTCGAGCAGGTCGTGCTGCTGGTGAACGGGCTGCCCGGTCTGATCCGCGAGGTTGAGCGCGAGATCGCCGGACTGCTCGCCAATTATCCCGACCTGCAGGGCTTCGCGCGGCTGGACGGCAGCGGCGCCAATCTGGTGCCCACGGCGCTCAATATCTTCTCCGGCGTCGGCACCTTCTCGCTCTCGCTGGTCGGCGGCATCGCGGTGACGATCATCTTCCTCAGCACCATCGCCTATATCGTGCTGGACCCGGAGCCGATCGTGAAAGCCTATATCGGCAGCCTGCCGGTCGAGCATCGCGCGGCGGGCGTGCGCGCCTATCGCCGCGCGGCGCGCTCGGTGGTCGGCTGGGCGCGGGCGAGCTTCGTGGTCGGCGCGCTGCAGGCGATCGCGGTGCTGATCTTCCTCACCTGGATGGAGGTGCCCGGCGCGCTGGTCTGGGCGGCGCTCGCCTTCTTCGCCGATTTCATACCGCGCATCGGCGGCTATGTGATGGCCTTCCCGCCGGTCGTGCTGGCGCTGGGCCAGGGGCCGATGACGGCAGTGTGGATCGCGGTCTTCTACGTGGTCAGCAACGAGATCCTCGGTAGCGTGGTGGCGCCCAAGATTCGCGGCGCGACGATGCAGGTCCATCCGGTGCTGATCATCTTCTTCACGCTCGCCTTCGCGCTCGCCTTCGGGCTGATCGGCGCGATCGTCGCGACCCCGGCGGCAGCCTTCGCCGCAGCCTATTACGGCGAATTCTACATGAAGCGGCCGGCCGGCCGGATTCCGGCTCGCTGA
- a CDS encoding L,D-transpeptidase family protein — MFAVGAALLFQSAPQLVSATNPAPQAVPAPAPAQHVHTASAETPAGTPRLTGIDVRQELDVPHWLGPGEYVWAGETAPAEGETIVVVNLRARVLSVYRAGVEIGRSSLIYGADNKPTPTGSFPILQKRADHWSNLYDAPMPHMLRLTWDGVAVHGSPALADDMATRGCVGLPRDFARLLFDVVNVGDRVVIWDGETALDVSQA; from the coding sequence ATGTTCGCGGTGGGCGCCGCGCTCCTGTTCCAGTCCGCGCCGCAGCTCGTCTCCGCCACAAATCCCGCACCGCAGGCTGTCCCCGCACCGGCGCCGGCGCAGCATGTCCACACCGCGTCCGCAGAGACGCCCGCCGGCACGCCGCGCCTCACCGGCATCGACGTCCGGCAGGAGCTGGACGTGCCGCACTGGCTCGGTCCCGGCGAATATGTCTGGGCGGGGGAGACCGCGCCGGCCGAAGGCGAGACGATCGTCGTCGTCAACCTGCGCGCCCGGGTCCTCTCCGTGTATCGCGCCGGGGTCGAAATCGGCCGCTCCAGCCTGATCTACGGCGCCGACAACAAGCCGACGCCGACGGGCAGCTTCCCGATCCTGCAGAAGCGTGCCGATCACTGGTCCAACCTCTACGACGCGCCGATGCCGCATATGCTGCGCCTCACCTGGGACGGCGTCGCCGTCCACGGCTCGCCCGCGCTGGCCGACGACATGGCGACGCGCGGCTGCGTCGGCCTGCCGCGCGATTTCGCCCGGCTGCTGTTCGATGTCGTGAACGTGGGCGACCGCGTGGTGATCTGGGACGGCGAAACCGCGCTCGACGTGTCGCAGGCCTGA
- a CDS encoding zf-TFIIB domain-containing protein: MTNEPMLCPLDRTPLTMSERQGIEIDYCPTCRGVWLDRGELDKIIERSNASLAPPPRQPEPRHGRDPYRDDDRRYPKRRKSFLEELFD; encoded by the coding sequence ATGACCAACGAACCGATGCTCTGCCCGCTCGATCGCACCCCGCTCACCATGTCGGAGCGGCAGGGGATCGAGATCGATTATTGCCCCACCTGCCGCGGCGTCTGGCTGGACCGGGGCGAGCTCGACAAGATCATCGAGCGCAGCAACGCGTCCCTCGCCCCGCCGCCGCGCCAGCCCGAGCCGCGCCACGGCCGCGACCCGTATCGCGACGACGACCGCCGCTATCCGAAGCGCCGCAAGTCCTTCCTCGAAGAGCTGTTCGACTAG